One window of Phycisphaeraceae bacterium genomic DNA carries:
- a CDS encoding sigma-70 family RNA polymerase sigma factor, with the protein MRAEQPQQGTDGSPPASKKNAVTETLYAELRNAAERMFARERRDHTLQPTALVNEACVRLMAGGLEGIPQTQRIAIAARVLKQVLIDHARAHNADKRGGGALHLELSSDIAADLTSKPPAPIEFERVRAALDRLRDLSERQAEVVTLRILGGMTMDQIASTLGVSKRTVEADWTVARAWLRRELGGDDAGPARSSPGATSP; encoded by the coding sequence ATGAGGGCCGAGCAACCCCAGCAGGGCACCGATGGCTCGCCGCCAGCGTCGAAGAAGAATGCAGTGACCGAGACGCTCTACGCGGAGCTGCGGAACGCCGCGGAACGAATGTTCGCGCGAGAGAGGCGCGACCACACCCTCCAACCGACAGCCCTGGTGAACGAGGCGTGCGTGCGCCTGATGGCCGGTGGGCTAGAAGGAATCCCTCAGACGCAACGCATCGCGATCGCGGCACGCGTCCTGAAGCAGGTGCTCATCGATCATGCCAGAGCCCACAACGCGGACAAGCGTGGCGGCGGGGCTCTGCATCTGGAGTTGAGTTCGGATATCGCAGCGGACCTCACCTCGAAGCCGCCCGCGCCAATCGAGTTCGAGAGGGTGCGTGCCGCGCTGGATCGCCTCCGCGACCTGAGCGAGAGACAGGCGGAGGTGGTGACGCTGCGAATCCTCGGCGGGATGACGATGGACCAGATCGCTTCGACGCTCGGTGTCTCCAAGCGCACCGTCGAAGCAGACTGGACGGTCGCCCGCGCGTGGCTGCGTCGCGAACTCGGCGGCGACGACGCCGGACCCGCGCGCTCGTCTCCGGGAGCGACTTCTCCATGA
- a CDS encoding ABC-F family ATP-binding cassette domain-containing protein, with translation MLLSARDISRTHGLQTLFRGVSMSVASGDRVGLIGPNGAGKSTLLKLLAGEDQPDEGTITRAKGLRAVTIAQQDVFPDGWTAMRVVVDAAEHGVNVAAMDHHEAEILAETILDRVGFDAAHAGTAAMDLSGGWKKRLSIARGLARAAGEPDLLLLDEPTNHLDLAGIAWLEDLLLSPGPSGARFASIFVTHDRSFLERVATRVVELSAAYPLGTLSVDGNYTSFLRRKEEFLEGQAAAERSMANQVRQDLAWLHRGAKARRTKAKSRIESSHQRIDELAEIKSRNTAAAGAAARVDFNATDRKTRKLISARGVAKSLGGRRLFQNLDVDLGAGDCLGLLGPNGSGKTTLIRVLTGELAPDAGSVVRAEPPPRVVVFSQHRRDFEPTTLLRDAICPVSDQVRFRGQAMHITAWSRRFLFKDSQLAQPVSTLSGGELARIHIARIMLEPADVLVLDEPTNDLDIPTLEALEEALEDFPGALLLVTHDRAMLDRLASEVLALDGRGGHAIVASVDQAVALERKAAATSVTSPEPARSSSPQAQQNAEDAPQSSRQAQSPRKKLSYNEQREYDTMEERIGQAEARVSRAEAAVNDPVIASDHARMAAACDELGAAQQAVAALYTRWEELESKQA, from the coding sequence GTGCTTCTGAGCGCCCGCGACATCTCAAGAACCCACGGCCTGCAAACGCTCTTCCGTGGCGTTTCGATGAGTGTCGCATCCGGTGATCGAGTCGGACTTATCGGCCCCAACGGCGCGGGGAAGAGCACCCTCCTGAAACTCCTGGCGGGAGAGGATCAGCCGGATGAGGGCACCATCACCCGGGCCAAGGGGCTGCGGGCGGTCACGATCGCGCAGCAGGATGTGTTCCCCGATGGGTGGACCGCGATGCGCGTGGTTGTTGATGCAGCGGAACATGGCGTGAATGTCGCCGCGATGGACCATCACGAGGCCGAGATCCTGGCCGAGACGATCCTCGATCGCGTCGGATTCGATGCCGCCCATGCCGGCACGGCGGCGATGGACCTCTCCGGTGGGTGGAAGAAGCGGCTCTCGATCGCGCGCGGGCTGGCGCGTGCGGCGGGCGAGCCCGATCTGCTCTTGCTCGACGAGCCGACGAACCACCTCGACCTTGCGGGCATCGCGTGGCTCGAAGATCTGCTGCTCTCTCCCGGACCGAGCGGCGCGCGATTCGCGTCGATCTTCGTCACGCATGACCGCTCGTTCCTCGAGCGCGTCGCCACACGCGTCGTCGAGCTCAGCGCGGCGTACCCGCTCGGCACGCTCTCCGTGGACGGAAACTACACGTCATTCCTCCGTCGGAAGGAGGAGTTTCTTGAGGGGCAGGCCGCGGCGGAGCGGTCGATGGCCAACCAGGTCCGGCAGGATCTCGCGTGGCTCCATCGCGGGGCCAAGGCGCGACGCACGAAGGCCAAGAGCAGGATCGAGTCCAGCCATCAGCGGATCGACGAGCTGGCGGAGATCAAGTCGCGCAACACCGCGGCGGCTGGCGCGGCGGCACGCGTCGACTTCAACGCGACGGATCGCAAGACCCGCAAGCTGATCTCGGCCCGAGGCGTCGCGAAGTCGCTCGGCGGACGCAGACTCTTCCAGAACCTCGACGTCGATCTCGGCGCGGGTGATTGCCTCGGGCTGCTCGGCCCGAACGGCAGCGGCAAGACAACACTGATCCGCGTGCTCACCGGCGAACTCGCGCCCGATGCCGGAAGCGTCGTGCGAGCGGAGCCCCCGCCTCGCGTTGTTGTATTCAGCCAGCATCGCAGAGACTTCGAGCCGACAACGCTCTTGCGCGACGCCATCTGCCCTGTGAGCGATCAGGTTCGCTTCAGAGGCCAGGCGATGCACATCACCGCGTGGTCGAGGCGATTTCTGTTCAAGGACTCTCAGCTCGCCCAGCCGGTCAGCACGCTGAGCGGCGGCGAACTCGCCCGCATCCACATCGCGAGGATCATGCTCGAACCTGCGGACGTGCTCGTGCTCGACGAGCCGACGAACGATCTTGATATTCCGACACTCGAAGCACTCGAAGAAGCGCTCGAAGACTTCCCCGGCGCGCTCCTGCTCGTCACCCACGATCGCGCGATGCTCGATCGACTGGCGTCCGAGGTCCTCGCGCTCGACGGACGCGGCGGACACGCGATCGTCGCCAGCGTCGATCAGGCCGTCGCGCTCGAGCGCAAGGCGGCTGCAACCTCGGTCACATCGCCCGAGCCGGCGCGATCGTCGTCGCCGCAGGCGCAGCAGAACGCCGAGGACGCGCCACAGTCGTCCCGACAGGCGCAGAGTCCACGCAAGAAACTGAGTTACAACGAGCAGCGCGAGTACGACACCATGGAAGAGCGGATCGGCCAAGCCGAGGCGCGGGTGTCACGCGCGGAAGCGGCAGTGAATGATCCGGTGATCGCGAGCGACCACGCCCGGATGGCCGCGGCATGCGACGAACTGGGCGCGGCGCAGCAGGCCGTCGCGGCTCTCTACACCCGATGGGAAGAGCTGGAATCGAAACAGGCCTGA
- a CDS encoding RNA-binding protein: MKIYVGNLSFNTSESQLRQLFEAHGSVTSASLVMDRETGRPRGFGFVEMSDDDQARAAMNALNGSSVDGRDLTVNEAKPREGGGGGRGGFGGGGGGRGGFGGGGGGGGGRGRW, from the coding sequence ATGAAGATCTATGTCGGCAATCTCTCTTTCAATACATCCGAGTCTCAGCTTCGTCAGCTTTTCGAGGCGCACGGCTCCGTGACCTCGGCGTCGCTCGTCATGGATCGCGAGACCGGCCGCCCGCGCGGTTTCGGCTTCGTCGAGATGAGCGATGACGATCAGGCCCGGGCCGCGATGAACGCCCTCAACGGCAGCAGCGTCGATGGCCGCGATCTCACCGTGAACGAGGCCAAGCCCCGCGAGGGTGGCGGCGGCGGTCGTGGTGGTTTCGGCGGTGGTGGCGGCGGACGGGGCGGCTTCGGCGGTGGTGGTGGCGGCGGCGGCGGTCGCGGCCGCTGGTGA
- a CDS encoding PA0069 family radical SAM protein has product MHGSSRNPRDTDDHPDGMVAPHHALGRGATINPTGRYERVTLTIDGDALDAELRERGQGKRLSTTIRADRAKTIINRVDSPDIHFNWTINPYRGCEHGCFYCYARPGHEYLGLSPGIDFESILFAKHDAARLLRRELSDPKWRPETIVLSGVTDPYQPIERDLGITRGVLEVLAECCHPVSIITKSSLILRDLDLLRELHATGSVHVAVSLTTLDNRLASVMEPRASSPRSRLDTIRTIAGLGIPVTVMVAPIIPAINDHEVAQILEAAAEAGAHNAAYILLRLPHQNKSIYTAWLQAHFPDRAAKAESLLRQCRDGEMSSSEFGERFVGTGPVADQIRQSFRLFARRYGLDRPSPPHNQGAFRPPQMDAQGQISLF; this is encoded by the coding sequence GTGCATGGCAGTTCCCGCAATCCACGCGATACCGACGACCATCCCGATGGCATGGTTGCTCCGCATCACGCGCTCGGACGGGGCGCGACGATCAATCCGACGGGCCGCTACGAGCGTGTCACACTGACCATCGATGGCGACGCGCTGGATGCCGAACTCAGGGAGCGCGGGCAGGGCAAGCGGCTCTCAACGACGATCCGAGCCGACCGCGCCAAGACGATCATCAATCGCGTCGACTCGCCCGACATCCACTTCAACTGGACGATCAATCCGTATCGCGGGTGCGAGCACGGGTGCTTCTACTGCTACGCCAGACCCGGGCACGAGTACCTCGGGCTCTCACCCGGCATCGACTTTGAGTCCATCCTGTTCGCGAAGCATGACGCGGCGCGCCTGCTCAGGCGTGAGTTGTCAGACCCCAAGTGGAGACCCGAGACCATCGTCCTCTCGGGCGTGACGGACCCATACCAGCCGATCGAGCGTGATCTCGGGATCACGCGGGGTGTGCTCGAGGTGCTTGCCGAGTGCTGCCACCCGGTCTCGATCATCACCAAGAGTTCGCTGATTCTCAGGGATCTGGACCTGCTTCGTGAGCTGCACGCGACGGGTTCGGTGCACGTCGCGGTGAGTCTGACTACGCTGGACAACCGGCTGGCCTCGGTGATGGAGCCGCGTGCCTCAAGCCCGCGATCGAGACTCGACACGATCCGGACGATCGCCGGTCTCGGCATTCCTGTCACAGTGATGGTCGCCCCGATCATCCCGGCGATCAACGACCACGAGGTGGCCCAGATTCTCGAAGCCGCGGCGGAAGCCGGGGCCCACAACGCGGCGTACATCCTGCTGAGACTGCCCCATCAGAACAAGTCGATCTATACGGCATGGCTGCAGGCGCACTTTCCTGATCGTGCCGCGAAGGCCGAGTCGCTGTTGCGTCAGTGCCGCGACGGGGAGATGTCCAGCAGCGAGTTCGGTGAGCGCTTTGTCGGCACCGGTCCTGTCGCGGACCAGATCCGGCAGTCGTTCCGGCTCTTTGCGCGTCGGTACGGGCTCGACCGCCCGTCTCCACCTCACAATCAGGGTGCGTTCCGTCCCCCACAGATGGACGCCCAGGGGCAGATCTCGCTCTTCTGA
- a CDS encoding carbonic anhydrase: MLRRTLLALSALSCLHASASAAPPSSELKQTPAAALEMLMAGNVRFSSGLCEHRHADTERARETAGSQSPFAIVLSCADSRVPVELVFDRGIGDIFTVRVAGNTSGPFQAGSIEYAVEHLGSSLLVVLGHSSCGAVKAASAGGDAPGNIGAILAPIVPATEETKRNHPDASDADLVRLAIRANVMRSISDLLRSSPTIARGAENGTLRIVGAVYNLESGTVEWLGGHPNETEIIAKARAGTTVAGSSKPDAAGSKSADTQSKPSSKSETHARAGNGH; encoded by the coding sequence ATGCTGCGTCGCACGTTGCTTGCCCTGTCCGCGTTGAGCTGCCTTCACGCCAGTGCCTCGGCCGCACCTCCATCGTCTGAGTTGAAACAGACGCCGGCGGCTGCGCTCGAGATGCTGATGGCGGGGAATGTGAGATTCTCGAGCGGCCTGTGCGAGCATCGCCACGCCGACACGGAGCGGGCGAGAGAGACCGCCGGGTCGCAGAGCCCGTTTGCGATCGTGCTCTCGTGTGCCGACTCCCGGGTTCCCGTGGAGCTTGTCTTCGATCGCGGGATCGGGGACATCTTCACTGTTCGCGTCGCGGGTAACACGAGCGGCCCCTTCCAGGCGGGCTCGATCGAGTACGCCGTCGAGCATCTCGGCTCATCGCTCCTCGTGGTGCTGGGCCATTCTTCGTGCGGCGCTGTGAAGGCGGCGTCTGCCGGAGGCGATGCCCCCGGGAACATCGGCGCGATCCTCGCACCCATCGTTCCTGCCACAGAGGAGACGAAGCGGAACCACCCTGATGCCTCCGACGCGGACCTTGTCAGACTCGCGATTCGCGCGAACGTGATGCGTTCGATCTCGGACCTGCTTCGCTCGAGTCCGACGATCGCGCGTGGCGCAGAGAACGGCACGCTCCGGATCGTCGGTGCTGTCTACAACCTGGAGAGCGGCACGGTGGAATGGCTGGGTGGCCACCCGAATGAAACCGAGATCATCGCGAAGGCACGCGCCGGAACGACAGTCGCCGGTTCGTCGAAGCCGGATGCTGCAGGGTCGAAGTCCGCCGACACGCAGAGCAAGCCGTCGAGCAAGAGCGAGACTCACGCCCGCGCTGGCAACGGGCACTGA
- a CDS encoding response regulator: MISHEIRTPMTAILGFAELLGSPDASPAQRTECVRTINRHGEHLVAVINDILDLSKLEAGKMTVERVECSPLDCIMDVVGLYKPRARERGITVEHVQETALPDRISTDPTRLRQAIINLVSNAVKFTERGGVTVRVSMEQRDAQQQLVVRVTDTGIGLTREQVDRLFAPFVQADDSTTRRFGGTGLGLSITRRIAELLGGGVEVESKPGEGSTFTLRINPGDVAMSSLVEPDSPSMTDSGTPDPSIPRKPTLSGRLLLADDAPDNRRLFGHHLTKAGAVVEVVADGQAALERALDAWRRHRAFDAVILDVQMPEMDGIEAVKHLRAAGYEGLVIALSADAMTEARQRGIDAGFDDYLTKPIAGSVLIDSLRAIMERRGIEV, translated from the coding sequence ATGATCAGCCACGAGATCCGGACGCCCATGACGGCGATCCTGGGCTTTGCGGAGCTCCTGGGATCTCCGGATGCGTCCCCTGCGCAGCGGACCGAGTGTGTCCGCACAATCAATCGACACGGCGAGCACCTGGTCGCCGTCATCAACGACATCCTCGACCTCTCGAAGCTCGAAGCCGGAAAGATGACGGTCGAGCGCGTCGAGTGCTCGCCCCTCGACTGCATCATGGACGTGGTGGGTCTCTACAAGCCCCGCGCCAGAGAGCGGGGCATCACCGTTGAGCACGTGCAGGAAACCGCGCTCCCGGATCGCATCTCCACGGATCCCACCCGCCTTCGCCAAGCCATCATCAACCTCGTCTCGAACGCCGTGAAGTTCACCGAGCGGGGCGGCGTCACCGTCCGCGTCAGCATGGAGCAGCGCGACGCTCAGCAACAGCTTGTCGTGCGCGTCACAGACACCGGCATCGGACTCACCCGCGAGCAGGTCGATCGACTCTTCGCACCCTTCGTTCAGGCCGACGATTCAACGACCCGACGCTTCGGAGGCACAGGGCTCGGGCTCTCGATCACGAGGCGCATCGCCGAACTGCTCGGCGGGGGCGTCGAAGTCGAGAGCAAGCCCGGCGAGGGCAGCACCTTCACCCTGCGGATCAACCCGGGTGATGTCGCGATGTCCTCGCTGGTCGAGCCCGACAGCCCCAGCATGACCGACTCCGGCACGCCGGATCCCTCCATCCCGCGCAAGCCAACGCTGAGCGGCCGCCTCCTTCTCGCGGACGATGCGCCGGACAATCGCAGACTCTTCGGACACCACCTGACCAAGGCGGGCGCTGTGGTGGAGGTCGTCGCCGACGGCCAGGCCGCGCTCGAGCGCGCCCTCGACGCGTGGCGCAGGCACCGAGCGTTCGACGCCGTGATCCTCGACGTGCAGATGCCCGAGATGGACGGGATCGAAGCCGTCAAGCACCTCAGGGCCGCAGGGTATGAGGGGCTGGTCATCGCGCTCAGTGCGGATGCCATGACCGAGGCGCGCCAGCGAGGGATCGACGCCGGATTCGACGACTATCTCACAAAGCCCATCGCAGGAAGCGTGCTCATCGACTCGCTCAGAGCCATCATGGAACGGCGCGGCATCGAGGTCTAA
- the upp gene encoding uracil phosphoribosyltransferase produces the protein MAYLRDVSTSHRPFRALLYQIAGLMVFEVTRSFPTSVARVQTPLEVIDARRITAKITVVPVLRAGLCMAEGILEMMPEARVGHLGLSRDEETLRPVVYLRKLPHDLNAGPVVLVDPMLATGGSAIQALTILKEAGATDLRMICLVAAPEGVAHLANAHPDVRIYSAALDRQLNERGFILPGLGDAGDRMYGTV, from the coding sequence ATGGCGTATCTGCGTGATGTGTCGACGAGCCATCGGCCGTTCCGCGCGTTGCTCTACCAGATCGCGGGTCTGATGGTGTTCGAGGTCACGCGCTCATTCCCGACGAGTGTGGCGCGCGTGCAGACTCCTCTGGAGGTGATCGACGCGCGCAGGATCACGGCGAAGATCACGGTTGTGCCCGTGCTCCGCGCGGGGCTGTGCATGGCGGAGGGGATTCTGGAGATGATGCCCGAGGCGCGGGTCGGGCACCTGGGGCTGAGCCGCGATGAAGAGACGCTGCGCCCGGTTGTGTATCTTCGGAAACTCCCCCACGACCTGAACGCGGGTCCTGTGGTGCTTGTGGATCCGATGCTGGCAACGGGCGGGAGCGCGATCCAGGCGCTGACGATACTCAAAGAGGCGGGGGCGACGGACCTGCGGATGATCTGTCTCGTCGCGGCACCGGAGGGTGTCGCTCACCTCGCCAACGCCCACCCTGATGTTCGGATCTATTCGGCCGCGCTGGACCGGCAGCTCAATGAACGCGGGTTCATCCTGCCCGGGCTCGGCGATGCGGGCGACCGTATGTACGGGACGGTGTGA
- a CDS encoding STAS domain-containing protein produces the protein MLGKFLRSKSKARDMHNSPVLSDETLRALRKADDLGHLAPNCELARYDTLGQALIAIVVIQTLSGPDAERLVEEVAARFRGDVVGPGGTPAGASRPRHLVLDLQNVEYMDSGAIGSLVSLLTQLHKSGGRIALVNTHRNVQFLFKLTQLDRLFPICTDVLKAIERVEREG, from the coding sequence GTGCTTGGAAAGTTCCTGAGATCCAAGTCCAAGGCGCGCGACATGCACAACTCGCCTGTGCTGTCGGATGAGACGCTGCGCGCCCTGCGCAAGGCCGATGATCTCGGCCATCTTGCCCCGAACTGCGAGCTGGCTCGCTACGACACGCTCGGGCAGGCGCTGATCGCGATCGTGGTCATTCAGACGCTCTCCGGCCCTGATGCCGAACGCCTCGTTGAAGAGGTCGCGGCACGCTTCCGGGGCGATGTTGTCGGACCTGGTGGCACGCCCGCGGGCGCGTCACGCCCGAGGCATCTTGTGCTCGACCTCCAGAACGTGGAGTACATGGACTCGGGGGCCATCGGCTCGCTGGTCTCGCTGCTCACGCAACTGCACAAGTCAGGTGGACGAATCGCGCTCGTCAACACGCACCGAAACGTTCAGTTCCTTTTCAAACTGACGCAGCTCGATCGCCTCTTCCCGATCTGCACGGATGTGCTCAAGGCGATTGAACGCGTTGAGCGCGAGGGTTGA